A DNA window from Pyrus communis chromosome 3, drPyrComm1.1, whole genome shotgun sequence contains the following coding sequences:
- the LOC137727858 gene encoding TMV resistance protein N-like isoform X1, producing MALTWSTQRASSSFLSNDLAPGWKYDVFLSFRGVDTRRGFVSHLYHELCKCQGITTFYDDRELERGTSISPELLSAIKASHTAIVVLSPKYAHSKWCLDELTNIVQCMEARKSILPIFYETNPSDVGNQRASFAEAFAKHEEKFSSTEDKKKVTQWRSDLKKVSKISGWHSKNFNSERQLIDDIVNCVRRKVQATCRLLDSSQKLVGTDSALEQLSLLLAHDANDVRFIGITGMGGVGKTTLAKLVYDKIVHHFEVHCFLENVREVSVTEPTLVRLQKQLLCPILKENIENVRDQQWGIHYTKKCLCNKKVLLVLDDVDQVNQLQVLAGKKDWFGMGSRIIITTRNQRLLVEHDITLCHNVEVLKDAEALELFSLHAFRKDQPEEDFLELSKYFINRAGGLPLVLKTLGSSLYARGQGAWNSVRDNLRKIPIPTVFDSLKVSYDGLEKMEKRIFLDVACLHKGKPTMEVLRMLDNSFGISSSSMIDVLIERFLVYNFENMIGMHDLMQEMAWTIVHEESEELGLRSRLWLYDDIFYILTTNTGSRAIKAISLRPPKVEEVPQWNCEAFSKMHGLRFLEFNNLIFSSGPKFLPCSLRIINWSWYPSKFLPTSFRPYLLTELNMPNSNLLRLSEGNMDLPKLKYLNLASSKKLINTPDFSGFPNLEMLDLWDCKNLVEIHPSVAFLKRLKILNLRGCESIKSLPSEFEMDSLKSLSLGGCSNVKKIPEFGEQMKNVSTIYLDGTAIEKIPSSIGHLVGLNSLSLSQCKNLLNLPRDICNLMSLTYLNVMGCSKLDKFPGDMDHLKFLRCGDTMTEPLVGMKNLKLLFFKCELDAKLREGWGLLRLLGLGKSRPDPPCWGLVLSSLNHFCSMRQLYLEDCELYEGDIPNDIGCLSFLEELYLGGNNFVNLPESIRRLSKLQYLGLEGCKSLQELPPLPSNSELYVRLGECTSLKRLTDASKLSSRFTNLYDFDFTGTNCIALVQDEGWINTILSRIPRFVAQYEVSSPDPANKYLVLPGSEIPKWFSNQSVGNSVNVKLPPPSCTDWLGIAFCLVFQDPNQNLANQPAYIGHVIELLNNNLRHNTGSLLSEHLWVFYLPRKYCHEEQFLFRTYISNVRVPEKQYADFNCVKKCGARLVYKQDLEELNQTLTILKRTHEYSDEEASSGPVSASFNDTKQIHKRHCY from the exons ATGGCATTGACTTGGAGCACCCAAAGAGCCTCTTCATCTTTTCTTTCAAATGATTTAGCTCCTGGATGGAAGTATGATGTGTTTTTGAGTTTCAGGGGTGTAGACACCCGTAGGGGTTTTGTATCCCATTTATACCATGAATTGTGCAAGTGCCAAGGAATTACGACTTTCTATGACGATCGAGAACTTGAAAGAGGAACAAGTATTTCTCCAGAGCTCCTAAGTGCAATCAAAGCATCGCATACAGCAATCGTTGTTCTCTCTCCAAAATATGCTCATTCCAAATGGTGCTTGGACGAACTCACAAACATTGTTCAATGTATGGAAGCGAGGAAATCAATTCTGCCAATCTTTTATGAGACAAATCCATCTGACGTAGGCAATCAGAGGGCGTCTTTTGCCGAAGCCTTCGCTAAGCATGAAGAAAAGTTCAGTAGTACCGAAGACAAAAAGAAGGTGACCCAGTGGAGATCTGATTTGAAAAAAGTATCCAAAATTTCTGGGTGGCATTCGAAGAATTTTAA CTCTGAAAGACAGCTAATTGATGACATTGTCAATTGCGTGCGGAGGAAGGTGCAAGCTACATGCAGGCTATTAGATTCCTCACAGAAGTTAGTCGGAACTGATTCTGCACTCGAGCAACTAAGTTTGCTGTTAGCTCATGATGCAAATGATGTTCGATTTATTGGGATAACTGGGATGGGTGGCGTAGGCAAGACTACTCTTGCTAAGCTAGTTTATGATAAAATCGTCCATCATTTTGAAGTTCACTGCTTTCTTGAAAACGTTAGAGAGGTTTCTGTTACAGAGCCTACTCTAGTTCGTCTTCAAAAACAACTTCTTTGCCCAATCTtgaaagaaaatattgaaaacgTTAGAGACCAACAATGGGGAATCCATTACACGAAGAAATGCTTATGCAACAAAAAGGTTCTTCTAGTACTTGATGACGTGGATCAAGTAAACCAGCTACAAGTACTAGCTGGAAAGAAAGATTGGTTTGGCATGGGAAGTAGAATTATCATTACAACAAGAAATCAACGTCTGCTGGTCGAGCATGACATAACATTGTGTCATAATGTTGAGGTGTTAAAAGATGCCGAAGCACTTGAGCTGTTTAGCCTGCACGCCTTTAGAAAAGACCAACCTGAGGAAGATTTTTTGGAACTGTCTAAGTATTTCATTAATCGTGCTGGAGGCCTTCCATTGGTTCTTAAAACCTTGGGGTCTTCTTTGTATGCGAGAGGTCAAGGTGCATGGAATAGTGTACGAGATAATCTAAGGAAAATTCCTATTCCAACAGTTTTTGATTCACTCAAAGTTAGTTATGATGGACTAGAAAAGATGGAGAAGAGAATTTTTCTCGATGTTGCGTGTCTCCACAAAGGGAAGCCCACGATGGAAGTATTGCGGATGCTAGACAATTCATTTGGAATTTCTAGTAGTAGTATGATAGATGTACTAATTGAGAGATTTCTCGTATACAATTTCGAAAACATGATAGGGATGCATGATTTGATGCAAGAAATGGCGTGGACAATTGTTCATGAAGAGTCTGAAGAGCTTGGTCTACGCAGCAGGTTGTGGCTTTATGATGACATTTTTTATATACTCACGACCAATACG GGTTCGAGAGCAATTAAAGCTATATCCTTACGCCCGCCCAAAGTAGAAGAGGTGCCCCAGTGGAATTGCGAAGCCTTCTCTAAGATGCATGGACTGAGGTTTTTGGAATTcaataatttgatattttcttcGGGTCCGAAATTTCTTCCATGTTCCTTGAGAATTATAAATTGGAGTTGGTATCCTTCCAAGTTTCTTCCAACCAGCTTTCGCCCGTACTTGCTTACTGAACTTAACATGCCTAATAGCAATCTTCTTCGGCTTTCGGAGGGAAATATG GACTTGCCCAAGTTGAAATATCTCAATCTTGCCTCCTCCAAGAAATTGATTAATACCCCAGATTTCAGTGGTTTTCCAAATCTTGAGATGTTGGATCTTTGGGATTGTAAGAATTTAGTTGAAATTCACCCGTCTGTTGCATTCCTCAAAAGACTTAAAATTCTGAACCTTAGAGGATGTGAAAGCATTAAGAGCCTTCCAAGTGAGTTTGAAATGGATTCTCTTAAATCTTTATCGCTTGGTGGCTGCTCAAATGTGAAAAAGATACCAGAATTTGGGGAGCAAATGAAGAATGTGTCCACGATTTACTTGGATGGGACTGCGATCGAGAAAATACCTTCATCAATTGGACATCTGGTTGGCCTTAATAGTTTGAGTCTAAGTCAGTGCAAAAATCTCTTAAACCTTCCAAGGGATATTTGTAATTTGATGTCTCTTACATATCTCAATGTGATGGGATGCTCAAAACTTGACAAATTCCCAGGAGACATGGATCACTTAAAGTTTCTTAGATGTGGAGACACAATGACAGAGCCGCTTGTGGGTATGAAAAATCTTAAACTTCTATtttttaaatgtgaactagATGCTAAACTAAGGGAAGGGTGGGGCCTTCTCCGCTTATTAGGACTTGGAAAGAGCCGTCCTGATCCTCCTTGTTGGGGTTTGGTGCTGTCTTCTCTAAATCATTTTTGCTCTATGAGACAGTTATATCTAGAAGATTGTGAACTCTATGAAGGAGATATCCCAAATGATATTGGCTGCTTGTCCTTTTTGGAAGAGTTGTATCTCGGCGGAAATAATTTCGTCAATCTACCTGAAAGCATTAGACGCCTTTCTAAGCTCCAGTATCTTGGTTTGGAGGGGTGCAAAAGCCTTCAAGAATTGCCACCTCTTCCATCAAATAGCGAATTATATGTACGTCTAGGGGAATGTACATCCTTAAAAAGGTTGACAGATGCATCCAAGTTGAGCAGCAGATTCACCAATTTGTATGACTTTGACTTCACTGGCACGAATTGCATTGCATTGGTTCAAGATGAAGGCTGGATTAATACAATACTCTCAAGGATTCCAAGATTCGTCGCTCAATAtgag GTATCGTCTCCAGATCCCGCCAATAAGTACCTTGTATTGCCTGGAAGTGAAATTCCAAAGTGGTTCAGTAATCAGAGTGTGGGAAATTCAGTAAATGTGAAGCTTCCACCACCATCATGTACCGACTGGCTGGGGATTGCCTTTTGTCTTGTTTTTCAAGATCCTAACCAAAACTTGGCCAATCAACCTGCTTATATTGGTCATGTCATTGAGCTTTTAAATAACAATTTGCGTCATAACACAGGGTCACTTCTGTCGGAACATCTTTGGGTATTTTATTTGCCTCGTAAATATTGTCATGAGGAACAATTTTTATTCAGAACTTACATTTCAAATGTGAGAGTGCCAGAAAAACAATACGCAGACTTCAATTGTGTGAAGAAGTGTGGGGCTCGTTTGGTGTACAAGCAAGATTTGGAAGAACTAAACCAAACATTGACAATCCTGAAACGAACACATGAATATAGTGACGAGGAAGCTTCAAGTGGACCTGTAAGTGCTAGCTTTAACGACACAAAACAAATCCACAAAAGACATTGTTACTAG
- the LOC137727858 gene encoding disease resistance protein RPV1-like isoform X2: MALTWSTQRASSSFLSNDLAPGWKYDVFLSFRGVDTRRGFVSHLYHELCKCQGITTFYDDRELERGTSISPELLSAIKASHTAIVVLSPKYAHSKWCLDELTNIVQCMEARKSILPIFYETNPSDVGNQRASFAEAFAKHEEKFSSTEDKKKVTQWRSDLKKVSKISGWHSKNFNSERQLIDDIVNCVRRKVQATCRLLDSSQKLVGTDSALEQLSLLLAHDANDVRFIGITGMGGVGKTTLAKLVYDKIVHHFEVHCFLENVREVSVTEPTLVRLQKQLLCPILKENIENVRDQQWGIHYTKKCLCNKKVLLVLDDVDQVNQLQVLAGKKDWFGMGSRIIITTRNQRLLVEHDITLCHNVEVLKDAEALELFSLHAFRKDQPEEDFLELSKYFINRAGGLPLVLKTLGSSLYARGQGAWNSVRDNLRKIPIPTVFDSLKVSYDGLEKMEKRIFLDVACLHKGKPTMEVLRMLDNSFGISSSSMIDVLIERFLVYNFENMIGMHDLMQEMAWTIVHEESEELGLRSRLWLYDDIFYILTTNTGSRAIKAISLRPPKVEEVPQWNCEAFSKMHGLRFLEFNNLIFSSGPKFLPCSLRIINWSWYPSKFLPTSFRPYLLTELNMPNSNLLRLSEGNMDLPKLKYLNLASSKKLINTPDFSGFPNLEMLDLWDCKNLVEIHPSVAFLKRLKILNLRGCESIKSLPSEFEMDSLKSLSLGGCSNVKKIPEFGEQMKNVSTIYLDGTAIEKIPSSIGHLVGLNSLSLSQCKNLLNLPRDICNLMSLTYLNVMGCSKLDKFPGDMDHLKFLRCGDTMTEPLVVISRRL, from the exons ATGGCATTGACTTGGAGCACCCAAAGAGCCTCTTCATCTTTTCTTTCAAATGATTTAGCTCCTGGATGGAAGTATGATGTGTTTTTGAGTTTCAGGGGTGTAGACACCCGTAGGGGTTTTGTATCCCATTTATACCATGAATTGTGCAAGTGCCAAGGAATTACGACTTTCTATGACGATCGAGAACTTGAAAGAGGAACAAGTATTTCTCCAGAGCTCCTAAGTGCAATCAAAGCATCGCATACAGCAATCGTTGTTCTCTCTCCAAAATATGCTCATTCCAAATGGTGCTTGGACGAACTCACAAACATTGTTCAATGTATGGAAGCGAGGAAATCAATTCTGCCAATCTTTTATGAGACAAATCCATCTGACGTAGGCAATCAGAGGGCGTCTTTTGCCGAAGCCTTCGCTAAGCATGAAGAAAAGTTCAGTAGTACCGAAGACAAAAAGAAGGTGACCCAGTGGAGATCTGATTTGAAAAAAGTATCCAAAATTTCTGGGTGGCATTCGAAGAATTTTAA CTCTGAAAGACAGCTAATTGATGACATTGTCAATTGCGTGCGGAGGAAGGTGCAAGCTACATGCAGGCTATTAGATTCCTCACAGAAGTTAGTCGGAACTGATTCTGCACTCGAGCAACTAAGTTTGCTGTTAGCTCATGATGCAAATGATGTTCGATTTATTGGGATAACTGGGATGGGTGGCGTAGGCAAGACTACTCTTGCTAAGCTAGTTTATGATAAAATCGTCCATCATTTTGAAGTTCACTGCTTTCTTGAAAACGTTAGAGAGGTTTCTGTTACAGAGCCTACTCTAGTTCGTCTTCAAAAACAACTTCTTTGCCCAATCTtgaaagaaaatattgaaaacgTTAGAGACCAACAATGGGGAATCCATTACACGAAGAAATGCTTATGCAACAAAAAGGTTCTTCTAGTACTTGATGACGTGGATCAAGTAAACCAGCTACAAGTACTAGCTGGAAAGAAAGATTGGTTTGGCATGGGAAGTAGAATTATCATTACAACAAGAAATCAACGTCTGCTGGTCGAGCATGACATAACATTGTGTCATAATGTTGAGGTGTTAAAAGATGCCGAAGCACTTGAGCTGTTTAGCCTGCACGCCTTTAGAAAAGACCAACCTGAGGAAGATTTTTTGGAACTGTCTAAGTATTTCATTAATCGTGCTGGAGGCCTTCCATTGGTTCTTAAAACCTTGGGGTCTTCTTTGTATGCGAGAGGTCAAGGTGCATGGAATAGTGTACGAGATAATCTAAGGAAAATTCCTATTCCAACAGTTTTTGATTCACTCAAAGTTAGTTATGATGGACTAGAAAAGATGGAGAAGAGAATTTTTCTCGATGTTGCGTGTCTCCACAAAGGGAAGCCCACGATGGAAGTATTGCGGATGCTAGACAATTCATTTGGAATTTCTAGTAGTAGTATGATAGATGTACTAATTGAGAGATTTCTCGTATACAATTTCGAAAACATGATAGGGATGCATGATTTGATGCAAGAAATGGCGTGGACAATTGTTCATGAAGAGTCTGAAGAGCTTGGTCTACGCAGCAGGTTGTGGCTTTATGATGACATTTTTTATATACTCACGACCAATACG GGTTCGAGAGCAATTAAAGCTATATCCTTACGCCCGCCCAAAGTAGAAGAGGTGCCCCAGTGGAATTGCGAAGCCTTCTCTAAGATGCATGGACTGAGGTTTTTGGAATTcaataatttgatattttcttcGGGTCCGAAATTTCTTCCATGTTCCTTGAGAATTATAAATTGGAGTTGGTATCCTTCCAAGTTTCTTCCAACCAGCTTTCGCCCGTACTTGCTTACTGAACTTAACATGCCTAATAGCAATCTTCTTCGGCTTTCGGAGGGAAATATG GACTTGCCCAAGTTGAAATATCTCAATCTTGCCTCCTCCAAGAAATTGATTAATACCCCAGATTTCAGTGGTTTTCCAAATCTTGAGATGTTGGATCTTTGGGATTGTAAGAATTTAGTTGAAATTCACCCGTCTGTTGCATTCCTCAAAAGACTTAAAATTCTGAACCTTAGAGGATGTGAAAGCATTAAGAGCCTTCCAAGTGAGTTTGAAATGGATTCTCTTAAATCTTTATCGCTTGGTGGCTGCTCAAATGTGAAAAAGATACCAGAATTTGGGGAGCAAATGAAGAATGTGTCCACGATTTACTTGGATGGGACTGCGATCGAGAAAATACCTTCATCAATTGGACATCTGGTTGGCCTTAATAGTTTGAGTCTAAGTCAGTGCAAAAATCTCTTAAACCTTCCAAGGGATATTTGTAATTTGATGTCTCTTACATATCTCAATGTGATGGGATGCTCAAAACTTGACAAATTCCCAGGAGACATGGATCACTTAAAGTTTCTTAGATGTGGAGACACAATGACAGAGCCGCTTGTGG TTATATCTAGAAGATTGTGA
- the LOC137727554 gene encoding uncharacterized protein, producing the protein MSGSGSSEKKKKKKKEAEGLSEDAVDEEMTVVFMKDAKALGIIQNAIFDQIFPRIAINNSAKMAWDLLYGEYHGGDQVRSVKLQNLRREFEYARMRDDESLSGYLTRLNELINQKTFGESLSNERLVQKVLISLSKPYDPICLVIENTKCLETVELQEVIAILKGQEQRFDLHIVDTTAKAFTSLSVSPKRQNRSGAQSGPSQFHKNWNSKGKKWDSKPKFQHKFLASLAQNAQSMGQTVTKPRGCSNHMTGNEKLLVDIRTNVVSKVQMPTGELMNVAGMGTLVIDTSKGRKYIKEVMYLPGLKENLLNVGRMDEHGYYLLFGESIHTAAYILNRYPTKALGDITPFEAFSGRKPRIARYATCEKGYRVYDPLTKKLKLSRDVVFNEDAAWEWKKVSKNYVIVLNHDELSKMPKSTSPGATPEGHDYARSPSLLSSHESASDKNKPRLAAKGYAQKPGVDYNETFAPVARLDTIRTLVALAAQKSWKLYQLDVKSAFLNGVLKDEVYVEQPYGFVIKGSEDKVCKLHKALYSLNRHQGPDDIVYTGNSQPMLEEFKRDMMTKYEMTDLGLLHHFLGMGVIQTHTSIFIHQRKYDASLLNKFGLSECKSVATPLVTTEKLSKDDGSGPANEEQYRKIVGSLLYLTATRPDVMYAASLLAKFMHCPTNKHYGTAKKVLRYIKGTLDYGLEYVKGRNALLIGYCDSDWGDSLDDSKNIFTKSLAKDRFCYLRDKLGVKSAQNLKESVEFDTDGSINILPLLTRIVQNRIPVWVFSGDQDYVVPLLGSRTLVRELAHDLKFPITVPYGAWFHKGQVDGWATEYGNLLTFATVRRAAHMVPYAQPSRALHLFSAFVRVGDCPTQRVLPLTSKQVIGTGTM; encoded by the exons ATGTCTGGATCTGGAAGCTCGGAG aagaagaagaagaagaagaaggaagctgAAGGGTTATCTGAAGATGCAGTCGATGAAGAAATGACTGTTGTGTTCATGAAGGATGCGAAGGCTCTAGGAATCATACAAAATGCAATCTTTGACCAGATCTTCCCTCGGATTGCCATCAATAATTCAGCTAAGATGGCATGGGATTTGTTGTATGGAGAATACCACGGAGGTGATCAGGTTAGATCggtaaaacttcaaaatcttaGACGAGAATTTGAATATGCTAGGATGCGAGATGATGAATCTCTATCTGGTTATCTTACAAGGCTGAATGAATTGATTAATCAGAAAACATTTGGTGAATCTCTTTCTAATGAAAGACTTGTGCAAAAGGTTCTAATTAGTCTAAGTAAACCGTATGATCCTATCTGTTTGGTTATAGAAAATACAAAATGTTTGGAGACTGTAGAATTGCAGGAGGTAATCGCAATCTTAAAGGGCCAAGAACAACGATTTGATCTACATATTGTTGATACTACTGCGAAGGCATTTACATCTCTCTCAGTGAGTCCAAAAAGGCAAAATAGAAGTGGAGCACAATCTGGTCCATCTCAATTCCATAAGAATTGGAATTCCAAGGGCAAGAAATGGGATTCAAAACCCAAGTTTCAGCATAAATTTCTTGCTAGTCTTGCACAAAATGCACAGTCAATGGGTCAGACAGTTACAAAACCACG TGGTTGCAGCAACCACATGACTGGAAATGAGAAGCTACTGGTTGATATAAGGACAAATGTGGTAAGCAAAGTACAAATGCCAACTGGTGAGCTTATGAATGTAGCTGGAATGGGCACTCTAGTAATCGATACTAGCAAGGGCAGAAAATACATCAAGGAAGTAATGTATCTACCTGGATTGAAGGAGAATTTACTAAATGTGGGACGGATGGATGAGCATGGGTATTATTTGTTGTTTGGAG AATCTATACACACAGCTGCCTACATACTGAATAGGTATCCTACAAAAGCTCTCGGAGATATAACTCCTTTTGAAGCATTCAGTGGTCGAAAACCAAGGATTGCAC GTTATGCAACATGTGAAAAGGGGTACAGAGTATATGATCCTCTTACTAAGAAGCTTAAACTCTCGCGAGATGTTGTGTTTAATGAAGATGCAGCATGGGAGTGGAAGAAGGTCTCTAAGAATTATGTAATTGTGCTCAATCATGATGAGTTATCTAAAATGCCCAAGAGTACTTCACCAGGGGCAACTCCTGAAGGTCATGACTATGCTCGGTCACCAAGCTTGTTATCTTCTCATGAATCAGCAAGTGAT AAGAATAAACCAAGGCTGGCAGCCAAAGGATATGCTCAGAAACCAGGTGTTGACTATAATGAGACATTTGCACCTGTGGCTAGACTTGATACAATTCGAACACTAGTTGCCTTGGCAGCACAAAAAAGTTGGAAACTATAccaactagatgtcaagtctGCTTTTCTGAATGGAGTACTTAAAGATGAGGTTTATGTAGAACAGCCATATGGTTTTGTGATCAAGGGGAGTGAAGACAAAGTGTGCAAGCTTCATAAAGCCTTGTATAGCTTAAACAGGCACCAAGGGCCTG atgacattgTGTACACGGGGAATAGTCAACCAATGTTGGAAGAATTCAAGAGAGACATGATGACAAAGTATGAAATGACTGATTTGGGGCTCTTGCATCATTTTCTCGGAATGGGAGTCATCCAAACACACACAAGCATTTTTATTCATCAAAGAAAGTATGATGCATCTTTGTTGAATAAATTTGGCTTAAGTGAGTGTAAATCTGTTGCTACACCTTTGGTTACAACTGAGAAGCTTAGCAAAGATGATGGTAGTGGTCCAGCGAATGAAGAACAATATAGGAAGATTGTGGGAAGTCTATTgtatctcacagccacaagacCTGATGTGATGTATGCAGCAAGTTTACTTGCAAAGTTCATGCACTGCCCCACCAACAAACACTATGGAACTGCCAAAAAGGTTCTCAGGTATATCAAAGGAACACTTGACTATGGTTTGGAGTATGTGAAGGGAAGAAATGCACTTCTAATTGGTTATTGTGATAGTGACTGGGGTGATTCACTTGATGATAGTAAAA ATATCTTCACAAAGTCATTGGCTAAGGATCGGTTTTGCTATCTCAGGGATAAACTTGGAGTGAAATCAGCTCAAAACTTAAAGGAGAGTGTAGAATT CGATACAGATGGTAGCATTAACATCCTTCCCTTGCTCACAAGGATAGTTCAAAACCGTATACCCGTTTGGGTTTTCAG TGGGGATCAAGATTACGTTGTACCATTATTGGGCTCTCGGACACTGGTGCGTGAACTAGCACACGACCTAAAGTTCCCGATAACAGTCCCATACGGAGCTTGGTTTCACAAAGGACAG GTGGACGGTTGGGCTACAGAGTACGGGAATCTGTTGACGTTTGCCACAGTAAGGAGGGCTGCTCATATGGTACCCTATGCTCAACCTTCAAGAGCACTGCACCTCTTCAGTGCATTTGTTCGTGTCGGAGACTGCCCAACACAGCGCGTCCTTCCATTGACGAGTAAACAAGTTATAGGAACTGGTACAATGTAG